A single genomic interval of Helianthus annuus cultivar XRQ/B chromosome 6, HanXRQr2.0-SUNRISE, whole genome shotgun sequence harbors:
- the LOC110884491 gene encoding vesicle-associated membrane protein 722: protein MGQQSLIYSFVARGTVILSEYTEFTGNFTTIAAQCLQKLPATNNKFTYNCDGHTFNYLVEEGFTYCVVAVESIGRQVPIAFLERIKDDFTKKYGGGKAATATANSLNKEFGPKLKEQMQYCVDHPEEISKLSKVKAQVSEVKGVMMENIEKVLDRGEKIEVLVDKTENLRSQAQDFRTQGTQMRRKMWLQNMKIKLIVLGIILALILIIVVSACGGFNCGK from the exons ATGGGACAACAGTCGTTGATCTACAGTTTTGTGGCTCGAGGAACGGTGATTCTATCGGAATACACTGAATTCACCGGCAATTTCACTACAATCGCTGCTCAATGTCTCCAGAAGCTTCCTGCTACGAATAACAAGTTTACGTATAACTGCGACGGTCATACGTTCAACTACCTTGTCGAAGAAGGATTCA CATACTGTGTTGTTGCGGTTGAATCCATTGGCAGACAGGTTCCAATTGCTTTTCTTGAGCGCATTAAAGATGATTTCACCAAGAAATATGGTGGTGGGAAAGCTGCAACAGCTACCGCCAACAGTCTGAACAAAGAATTTGG CCCCAAGCTGAAGGAACAGATGCAGTATTGTGTGGACCATCCAGAAGAAATCAGTAAGCTTTCAAAGGTCAAAGCTCAGGTTTCAGAAGTCAAAGGGGTGATGATGGAAAACATTGAAAAG GTTCTTGACCGTGGAGAGAAGATTGAGGTTCTGGTAGATAAAACAGAGAACTTACGCTCTCAG GCACAAGATTTCAGGACGCAGGGTACTCAGATGAGAAGGAAGATGTGGTTGCAGAATATGAAGATAAAGCTGATAGTTCTTGGTATCATACTCGCATTGATTCTCATTATAGTTGTATCGGCGTGTGGCGGCTTCAACTGTGGCAAGTGA
- the LOC110884490 gene encoding cold and drought-regulated protein CORA, giving the protein MDRYTKVEQKKADVPINENEIRITSQGLVRNYLSYATTLLQERRGKEIVLKGMGQAISKTVAIAEIIKRNIPRLHQDTSISSVSITDVWEPIEEGLLPVEMTRQVSMISITLSTKELNKNSPGYQAPLNVERPRPQYNNYQRQQAYNAVNEGGRNYYNNMGRGQGGGIRGGRGRGWNRGGYGNRGGGYGSYQGGDGYKNYQGGGGYGGYQGGRGYGNYQGDGSGKYGNYQGGRQYGNYQGDEYRNYQGGGEYGNSQDKNGYSNSRGGGRRGNAGYRGGGYMRGGGSGRGGGRFNGRGRGRMGGRPWDGGDPQQQ; this is encoded by the exons ATGGATAGATACACGAAGGTGGAGCAGAAGAAAGCTGATGTACCTATTAATGAAAATGAGATCAGAATCACTTCTCAAGGTTTGGTTCGTAACTACCTCAGTTACGCTACTACTCTTCTTCAG GAGAGGCGCGGGAAAGAAATTGTGTTGAAAGGAATGGGACAAGCAATCAGCAAGACAGTTGCCATTGCAGAGATTATCAAG AGAAACATTCCTAGATTGCATCAAGATACGAGCATCAGTTCAGTAAGCATAACCGACGTATGGGAACCGATTGAAGAGGGCCTTCTACC TGTGGAGATGACTCGCCAGGTGTCGATGATTTCCATTACCTTGTCAACTAAGGAACTAAACAAGAATTCACCGGG GTACCAAGCTCCACTCAATGTAGAGAGACCGAGGCCACAATATAACAACTATCAAAGGCAACAAGCATACAATGCAGTAAACGAAGGTGGAAGAAACTATTATAACAACATGGGCCGTGGTCAAGGTGGCGGGATAAGAGGAGGCAGAGGTCGTGGCTGGAACAGGGGCGGATATGGGAACCGAGGCGGTGGATATGGAAGCTATCAAGGCGGGGATGGGTACAAAAACTACCAAGGCGGTGGTGGATATGGTGGCTACCAAGGCGGCAGGGGGTATGGCAACTATCAAGGTGATGGCAGTGGTAAATACGGAAACTACCAAGGCGGCAGGCAGTATGGCAACTATCAAGGTGATGAATACAGAAACTACCAAGGTGGCGGTGAATATGGAAACAGTCAAG ATAAGAATGGTTACTCAAACAGTCGAGGTGGTGGTCGTCGGGGAAATGCAGGCTACCGTG GAGGAGGGTACATGAGAGGTGGCGGCAGCGGCAGGGGTGGTGGCAGATTTAATGGAAGAGGCAGGGGAAGGATGGGCGGGCGACCTTGGGATGGCGGTGATCCACAGCAACAGTAA
- the LOC110884488 gene encoding sm-like protein LSM5 has translation MAHNPSQLLPSELIDRCIGSKIWVIMKGDKELVGTLKGFDVYVNMVLEDVTEYEITPEGRRITKLDQILLNGNNIAILVPGGSPDAE, from the exons ATGGCGCACAACCCTTCACAGCTCCTCCCATCAG AGCTGATAGATCGATGCATAGGTTCAAAGATATGGGTGATAATGAAAGGGGATAAGGAACTCGTTGGAACCCTCAAAGGTTTCGATGTTTATGTTAACATGGTTCTCGAAGATGTCACTGAATA TGAAATCACACCCGAGGGGCGTAGGATTACAAAGCTTGACCAGATTCTGCTCAATGGAAATAACATAGCAATT TTGGTTCCTGGTGGTTCTCCAGACGCAGAATGA